From the Phycisphaeraceae bacterium genome, the window ATCGCTTCAGCTGCACGACGCTCGAACTGCCGCTGCTCTCGCTCGACGGGCCTGATTGCTCAATCCAGAGCGTGACGGATCTGACGATCCAGTTCCTCAAGAAGTTCATGAAGCAGCCCGTGGTGCTGGTGGGCAACTCGTTCGGCGGGCACGTGGCCCTGCGGGTGGCGCTCAAGCGCAAGGCCCTGGTGCGCGGGCTGGTGCTGGCCGGATCCAGCGGGCTGTTTGAGCGCACCTTCGTCAAGGGCGCTCCGGTGCGGCCTTCGAGGGAATGGCTCGTCGAGAAGATCGGAGAGCTGTTCCACGATCGCTCGTTCATGAGCCTGGCCGACGTGGATCGGGCTCATGCGGCGCTTTCGGCCAAGGGCGGGGCGCGGGCCATGGTTCGCCTGAGCCGTTCGGCCCGTCGCAACCATCTGGGCGACCACATCGGCCAGATTGCCGCCCCGACGCTCCTGATCTGGGGCCGCAACGACATTGTCACGCCTCCGTCGGCCGCCCAGGGCTTTGCCGACCTGATCCCGGGTTCCGAGCTGTTCTGGATCGACCGCTGCGGCCATGCGCCGATGATCGAGGCTCCGGCCGAGTTTGCCCGGGCGATGCTCGACTTTGCCGACCGTTTTTCGCCCCCGACCCGGCACGAGAGCGATGAGCACTGACGCATCGGCCGGCGGACCGGGCCTGCGCTGGACATCGCTCGTGGGGGCGGGGTTGTCGGCACGGGTGGCATGGCGCTCGCGCCTGCTTGCCAACACAGACTCCTGGCAGCGGCACACGGCGCGGCTTCAGGTGGCCCAGTTGCGCGGGCTGCTGGTTGAGGCACGTGGGACCGAGTTTGGCCGAGCCTGCGGCTTTGCGCGTCTGGCTGCAATAGCGGACGACGCCGAACTGCTGGCAGCCTACCGCTCGGCGGTGCCGCTGGCCGACTGGCATGCCTTTGCCCCGGCGATCGAGCGAATGCGGCTGGGGGCCGAGCCTGATGTGCTGTGGCCCGGGCTGGTGCGTCACTTTGCCCAGACCAGCGGCACGACGGCTGGCGACAAGTTCATCCCGGTCTCGGACGCGATGTTGCGTTCCAACGCCCGCTCGGCACTGGACATCTTCGCGTACATGCGTCATCGCGGGCTGGATCTGGCACGGCTGGCGGCGGGTCGCTTCCTGTTCCTCGGAGGCTCGAGCGCGTTGTCGGTGTCGGAAGCGGGCATTGCCACGGGGGACCTGTCCGGGATTGTCACGCCGATGATCCGCTGGCCGATCTCGGCCATCTATTCGCCGGGGCCCGAGATTGCACTGAACAGTCACTGGCCGTCGAAGATCGAGGCCATGGCCCGGCTGGCTGTGGACCAGGACATCCGTTTCATCAGCGGCATGCCCAGCTGGGCGCTGGTGCTGATGGGGCGTGTGCTCGAGCTGGCGGCCGAGCGGGGGCAGCGGGCGTCGTGCATCCGCGACGTGTGGCCCAATCTGTCGATCTTCGTCCACGGCGGGGTGAACTACGCGCCGTTTGCCTCCCGCATCAACGCGGTGGTAAGCGGCGATGCGGGCGTTGATCTCCCCCACCGGCTCGAGCTGTACCCGGCCAGCGAGGGGTTCATCGCGATGCAGGATGTCGCGGGCGATCCCGGGCTGCGGTTGCAGGCCGACGTGGGCAACTTCATCGAGTTCGTGCCCCTCGAGGCCATCGACGCGGCTGGTGCACCCGCGTTTGCAGCCCATGAGGTCGAGTTCGGGCAGCGGTATGTTGTTGTGCTGAGCACATGCGCCGGGCTGTACCGCTACATTCTGGGCGATGTGGTGGAGTTTGACGACATTCCGGCCGGGCTCAACGGGACAGGCGGCACGGGCCCGGCGCGGTTGCGCATCGTGGGCCGTCACCGGCACTTCATCAACGCCTTCGGCGAGAACATCATCGTCGAGCACATCGAGCGGGCGGTAGCGGCGGCGGCCGAGCAGACGGGCCTGGCTATCGGCGAGTTCACGGCCGGACCGGTGTATCCGGCTCCGGGACGGGTGGCCGGGCTGGAACTGGTGCTCGAGGCCGAGGCGGACGGGGAGGTCATCACGCGGTTCGGCCAGGCCTTCGACGCGGCCCTCAAGGACCAGAACGTCGATTACACGACCAAGCGGACGGGGGATCTGGGCATGGGTCCGCCGACGCTGAGCGTGGTGCCGCCGGGCTCGTTTCACCGCTGGATGGCGTCGCGCGGCAAACTGGGCGGCCAGCATAAGTGCCCGCGGTGCGCCAACCACCGCTCGATCATCGAAGGGGTGCTGGAGACGGCGAGTGCGGGAACCTGAGCGGGGCAACTGAGCGGTACCCAGCCACCGTGGACAAAGGGGCATCCGCCCCCGTGCAAGAATGCCGCCCCCATGCCGTACAATGTTCTGCCGGGCCGCGATCTCGAGCCGGCGGCCCCCAGATTCGGAGGATTGACCCCCATGTCCACTTCCCCCGGCGTGGCCCAGCAGGCAGCCGCCGTGCTGGCCCAATGCAGCGGTTTCATCGAGATTCTGCCCGACGCGGTGTACATCGCCCCGTCGAGCACGATCAAGGGAGGCAGCATCGGCACCCACGTCCGCCACACGCTCGACCACTTCCGCGCCCTGCTCGACGGGCACGCTCGCGGCGAGGCTGTGCTGTACGACCAGCGGGCTCGGGGTGTCCCAGTCGAGACGAACCGGGCCGAGGCGCTCGACGCGGCCGAGCGGCTGCTTGAGGCCATCGTCGCGCTTGACGCGGCGGCGCTCGAGGCGCCGGTGCGCGTGCAGATCATGCTGGCCGCCGACGGCACGACCGCCGAACTGGGCTCGACGCTGGGGCGCGAACTGGCCTTTGCCAGCCACCACGCGATCCACCACTGCGCGATGATGAACGCCATCGCGCTCGAGCACGGCCAGCAGGCGCAAGACGGCTTCGGCAAGGCGCCCAGCACGCTCTGCCATCAGGTTCTGTCGAGCGGCCATCAGGGCCAAACCCCCGCTCTTGCGACCCCGGCTCATGACCTTCAAGCCCAGCCGCCCGGCTTGTCGGCCCACCTGTCGCTGACTGAGTACAAGACCACCAACCCCCAAACCTCCCCGGCCCGCTAGAGATCAGGAAACCCGCCCGGCGTGTGTACCGTCTCCATCATCCCGATTTCCGGCGGCGTGCGGCTGGTGACCAACCGCGACGAGAAGAGAGTGCGCCCCGAGGCCGAGTTCCCGCGCCATTTCGGGCCGGGGGACCTGGCCGTCGGCCCTCTCGATACAGCCGCGGGCGGGACATGGGTGGCAGCCCGACCCGGCCTGATCTTGTGCCTGCTGAACATGAAGACCGCGACTCCGCCTCCGCCGCCCGAGCCGTCGCTCGCGCTGTCGCGCGGAACGATCATCCCCGACCTGATCGGGGCCGAAGGGATCGACGAGGCGTACGAGACGCTCGCCAGACTGGACCTGCCGCGCATGCTGCCGTTTCGCTTGCTCGGCGTCGAGGTCGGGCCAAATCACACACGGACCGCGATCGCCCGCTGGGACGGCGCTGCGCTCGAGGCCCCCATGGACGCTGTCGCCAGCCCGCCGCTGGCGCTGGCCAGTTCGGGCCTGGGCGACGCGCTGGTGCAGAGGAGACTCCCGCAGTTTGCCGCGATGCTCGAAGCATCGGGCCCGACCCCGGCGATGCAGGACGCCTTCCACAGGTTCCGGTGGCCCGAGGCCGACCACACCAGCGTGCTCATGAGCCGACCCGACGCGCGGACCGTAAGCATCACCGAAGCCCTCGTGACAGCCCGCAGCGCGACCATGCACTACCGCGTGGTGCGCGACGGGGGCGTGATCGAAGAAGCCTCAACGGCCAGCGCGGCCAACCATCCACGCAGCGCGGGCGCGGCTCCACGCGGCGTGGCCGGGCCGCTACACTAAGCCCCCATGGACAGTCTTGTTGCCTCCATTCAAGCGACCGTGACCAGCCAGCTGTTCGTCAGCGTCCACGTCATGCTCATCGTGGTGCACGTGATGCTGCTCACGGTGGCCTACCTGATCTACCTTGAACGCAAGATCTCGGCCTACATCCAGGACCGGCTGGGGCCCAACCGCGTGGGCTTTGACTTCGGGATCCCGCAGCTGGCGTTCCTCAAGGGCAAGTTGGGCCTGGGCCAGCCGCTGGCCGACGGGCTCAAGTTCCTGCTGAAGGAAGACTACGCCCCGGCGGGCGTCGATCGCGTGCTGTTCTCGCTCGCGCCCATCATGATCATCGTGCCGGCCCTGATCGGGTTCATGGTGATCCCGTGGGGGGGCATGTGGGCCATGGGCGGGCCGTGGGATTTGCCGCTGGTGGGGACGATCGGCGGCGAGACGGTGCACGTTGTCGGCGCCCATGTGCACGTGGGCGTGATCTATATTCTCGCGGTCGCGTCGGTCGGGGTGTATGGCGTGACGCTGGGTGGCTGGGCCAGCAACAGCAAGTATTCGTTCATCGGTGGGCTGCGCGCCACCGCCCAGATGATCAGTTACGAGATCCCGATGGGCCTGGCGCTGCTGGCCGTGCTGCTGCTGACCGGGGCGGTGATGCCCGAAGCCATCATCGGGTATCAGGTTGACAACGGGTGGCTCATCATCGCCCAGCCGCTGGCGTGCGTGATCTTCTTCATGTGCATCCTGGCCGAGGCCAACCGCGCGCCGTTCGACAACGCCGAGGCCGAGCAGGAACTGGTGGGCGGGTATCACACCGAGTATTCCTCGATGCGCTTCGCGCTGTTCTTCCTGGCCGAGTACAGCCACATGATCACGGGCAGCGCGCTCTTCGCCCTGCTGTTCCTGGGCGGCTATCACCTGCCGTTCGTGAGCCTGACCAGCCCCGAGGCCACGAGCCTGCTGGCGGTGGGAGTCAAGTTCGTCGTGTTCTTCGGCAAGGTCGTGCTGCTGATCTGCTTCCAGATGGTCATCCGCTGGACACTCCCGAGGCTGCGCTACGACCAGGTCATGATGCTCGGCTGGCAGACGCTGATCCCCATCGCACTGGCCATCGTGGTCGTGACGAGCATCATGGTGCACCTCGGTTTCACGGGCACGCCGGCGATGGTCATCGCCAACATCGTGCTGATCGTTATCGTGCTCGTGCTCCAGCCGGTGATGCGGGCCTGGCTGGGCAATCCGACGATCAACCGCCGCATCCCGATGTACGGCTCGAGGTTCAACCCCGTGCCGGGCCAGAGCGTGGAGACGCGCCCCAGCGACCCGATGGCCCTCGAAGACCGCCCGGTGCAGGGCACCAGCCCGATGGTGCAATGAGAGTCGGGTGAGCCAGAGCAACCCAAAGCAAACAAGCCCGCGCCGGATGGCGCGGGCTTGTCGCTTGATGGGACAACAGGTCACACTAGCTATACAGCGTTATGGACAGCCGGCACTGAAGGCTGCAAGGAATGCCTGAACGTCGAAAAAGTCGAGGACGCCGTCATCCACGAAGTCGACGGAAAGGTCGCCGGCGCTGAAAGCTCCGAGGAAGGCCTGAACATCGAAGAAGTCGAGAATTCCGTCGGAGTTGAGGTCGGCCTGGCATGGACCTTGGGCGAACCACTCGATGGTCACTTCATCAGCGAAGTAGCCCGGGAGCGGGAGGCCATTGGCGTCGCCGAGATAGACACGGTAGGTGGCTTCATATACGCCGGGTGTCGTGACCGCGTACCAGTTGTGGAGCATGGTGCCGTTCCACGCGATGCGCGGGCTTGAGCCTGCAGTGCCAAAGATGGGGGCAAAGGTGCCCTGATTCATCATGGTCCCACCGATATAGACCTGGAGCCCGGGCGTTGCGTCGAGTTGCTCGATCCAGATGGTGGCGTTCGGAGGAAGGGTCCAGAATCCTTCGATCATCCAGCCGTACTGCGCGTTGTACATGGTGTCGTTGAGTACATCAGCAGGTGCGTCGTAGGCATGGCCGTAGTTCTGGAGGAGCGGCGTAGGAACCGAGTGATCGACATGGATGTGGAGCATAGATCCTCCGTGCATTTCGACGCCGAGGTGCTTCATCATGCCTCCCATCTGAGGATTGACGGCGGATGCTGCGGAAGCGAGGGTGAACGAGGAGGCGAGAACAACATGAAACTTGTTCATTTCTGATCCTTTCGTGACTACTGATGGCCCAGTTGGGCCCTTTCAGGGTTGAAACAGTTGATTCCTGTAACACGATCGAAGACGGATTCAAACGGAAGACTGGCGGCGTGTCCGTCGAGAAACACAACACCAGTTGCACGGCCGTGCCGCTGTGCGTCGATTTCGGGCGGTGTGCCGAACTGGGTCCAGAAGTGCGCCATGGCATGATCGGCGCCTCCAATGGCGAGTTCGCCGAAGAGAACTGTGCTCGATGGGAAGGGCACGGTGCAACGTCTATTCCACGTCCGGCTGAGAGTTTCAGCCTGCGTCAGTTCGTAATAGACGTTGTAGCCATAACTCCACCTGTCGAGCCGGCGATCAAGAGGGCAGCGGTAGTGCGAGTTGAAAACTTCGAGCCATGCCTCGCGCGAAGTTGTGCTGGAATAGGAGTCTCCGGTGATGAACTCGAAGTAGGCATAGCCCCAGGGCGCAACACGGTGTGCGAATGCAGAGTGCTGGCTTCGTGGCATGCGTTCGCGGTTGGCATCGGCATACAGAGCAGTGAACTGACCGAGCGATCGCATCTGCGTCATGCAGACAGCTGCCTGGGCGGTGCTGCGTGCGCTAGCGAGCGCGGGCAGCAGGATCGCGATGACCAGAGCAATGATGGCAATGACCACCAGAAGTTCGATAAGCGTGAATGCTTTTCGTGTGAACCAAGTGAGACGAGTCATGGCAGAACCTCCCCGAACTGCATTGCGCAGCCGATACATGACGGTTGAGCACACACTGACTAAGGCGGCAACCGCGCGGGTTGCGGGCCATCAGGCGCGCGGGGGAGGAGCGGGGATTTCGAGGGTTCGGCTCTCCAGAGCCAGTGCTTCGATTGGCAGCGGATCGAGCAGCGACGGTTCAGGAAGGATGTGGCTCAGACCCAAGCCCGGCAGGACGGGTGGGGGCACAAGTGCCACCATGATCGATACCCCCTTACATGAGAGCGGCGAAACCGCCGGCACCGTTACTGGGGGAGTGGTAGAACAGTTCTGCAAAACAGGCGGCGAATTGGACAGAGGGCAGCATGATGCCTGCGCTGAGGCAGTAGAGTCCGCGACCTGCCAGACATCAGCGGTGTGATCAAATCTCGGCGGGGGGTGAACTCCCATGCGGCGTGCCCACGCAAGTCGCTGCTCGGTCGTGAAACATGTGCACTGTGTCCAACATGCTTTGGCTGATGCACAGCCACAGGCGTGGTCCTGGCACGGGTACGGCTGAGTCAATGTTGAACCTACCCAGCGGGCAACGGATGCGGGCGATGGCATGATGCCGAAGGCAGCAACCAGATAGACCCCAAGAGCGAGGATCGCTACGGCGGTAGACAGGTCGCGATGGCGGAGCAAGCGACACATCAGGGCAGATTATTGCTGTCTGACAATACTTATTCTAGCTCAACAGCACTTAAATGGGTATATAAATAGTTTTTTCGTGTTGTTGAACACAAGTCGAGAATTTTCCCGGCTTTGAGATGCCTTATTTGAGGGGGTTCAGATTTCGGCGGGCGATTCCCAGGTTCCACTGTGCGCGGCACGTTCGCAAGCATCAAGGTACGACTGGACAACCGCGCCGCGTACCAGATCGCACGCGGCTGGATGATGGGCGCGAATGGCGTCAATGAAGCGGCGACAGGTGTCAGGCGTTTCGGGCAGTTCCAGCGTGGTCCAGCGCGAGGCCTGAGCGTCCTCGCCGAGGCTGACATGCAGGACCAGCGGGTTGGCCGCCAGATCGAGCCGCAGAGCGCCCCGCGTGCCGAAGACTTCGAGGCGCTCCTGATTCTCGACCGCGGTGGCCCAGCGCGTCAGTTGCACCACGCCCACGCCGGGCGCGCCAGCGGGATTCGTAAAGCGGACCTCGATGATGGCGGTGTCGTTGGCGTCAAGATGACGCCCCTTGAACTCCGTCACGGGAGCGCCATCGAGCATTTTGGGCATCGAGGCCAGTGAGCAGCGCAGGCTCGAAAGCGGCCCGGTCAGAGCCGAAAGCAGATCGAGCATGTGGCTGCCGATGTCGGTAAGCGCGCCACCTTCGCCGCTGGCGGGCTTGGCAAGCCTCCAGAGCCACTGCGGCTCGGTCCAGTGCCCCCAGCAGGGCGTAGCCACCCAGGACTGGAAGTAACTCGCATGGGCGTAGCGGATGTCGCCCAAAGCGCCCGACTCGGCGAGTTCGATGGCTTTGACGACCGCTGCCGCGTTGCGCTTGGAGAAGTTGGTCATGTGGACAACTCCGGTCCGGCGCGCCGCTGCGGCCACCGTGCGTGCTTCGTCGAGCGTCACGGTCAGGGGCTTCTCGCAGAGGACATGCCTGCCCGCAGCCAGAGCCCGGAGCACGAGATCGGCGTGCGAGGCCTCGGGTGTGGTGATCGACACGGCGTCGCATGCGGCGAGCACCTCTTCGACGCTGTCGACCGCACGCGCAAAGCCGTGTTTGGCTGCAAAGGCGTCGGCCCGCGCCGCATCGAGGTCCATGCAGGCTTCAAGATTGACGCCTGCGATGGCGGTGTAACGCTCGGCATGCCAGTTGGCAAAGCCCCCAGTACCGATGATCCCTATGCGGATGCGCTCCATGCACGACCCTCCTCGTTCCCTATCCTACAACCATGCGGGGGCGATGGAGGCGTTTGGCATGAATGTGATGGTGACGGGCGGCGCGGGATACATCGGTTCACACGCGGTGCAGCGTCTGCTCGCCGAGGGGCATCGTGTCGTCGTGATCGACAACCTCGTGCGCGGCCACGCCGAGGCCATCGACGCGCTGCGCCACCAGGCAGGTGCCCGCCTGCGCTTCGAGGTGCTCGATGTAGGCGATGAACTGGCTGTCGAAGCGCTGCTGTCTGAGCATGAAGTAAGCACGGTGATGCACTTTGCCGCACTGGCCTACGTCGGCGAGAGCGTCGATCAGCCGTTGTGGTATTACGAAAACAATGTGAGCGCGGCGGTGCGGCTGCTGAGTGCATGCGATCGTGCGGGGGTCGCGCGGTTCGTGTTCAGCTCGAGCTGCGCCACGTATGGGCAGCCTGCGGACGATTCGATCCCCATCACAGAAACCTGTGTTCAGTATCCGGTGAGTCCGTATGGCCAGACCAAACTCATGTTCGAGCATGTGCTGCGTGACTGGTCTGCGGGCCGTGCGCGCTCGGGTACGCCGATTGCGGTGGCCATGCTGCGCTACTTCAATGTCGCGGGGGCCGACCGCACGGGGGTTCTGGGTGAAGATCATGACCCGGAATCGCATTTGATCCCGGTCGCGATTCAGGGCGCGCTCGGGCAGCGAGAGCACCTGACGATCTTCGGCACCGACTATCCCACGCCCGACGGCACATGTGTGCGTGATTATGTGCATGTCGAGGATCTGATCGACGCCCATGTGCGTGTCATGGAGGCGCTCGAGCCCGGCGATGTGCGTGCCTACAACGTCGGCATCGGGCGCGGGCACTCGGTGCGCGAAGTCATCGCATCGGTCGAGCGCGTCACGGGCAGGCGGCTCGATGTGCGGGCAGGTGAACGCCGCGCGGGCGATCCTGCGTCGTTGTACAACGATCCGAGGCTTATTGCGTCGGACCTGGGGTGGAAAGCGTCGATCACGGAACTTGACGCGATTGTGGACTCGGCGTGGCAATGGTTCAAACGCCACCCGAGCGGATACAAGTCTCGCTGAACTAGGCCAAGCACA encodes:
- a CDS encoding NADH-quinone oxidoreductase subunit H, yielding MDSLVASIQATVTSQLFVSVHVMLIVVHVMLLTVAYLIYLERKISAYIQDRLGPNRVGFDFGIPQLAFLKGKLGLGQPLADGLKFLLKEDYAPAGVDRVLFSLAPIMIIVPALIGFMVIPWGGMWAMGGPWDLPLVGTIGGETVHVVGAHVHVGVIYILAVASVGVYGVTLGGWASNSKYSFIGGLRATAQMISYEIPMGLALLAVLLLTGAVMPEAIIGYQVDNGWLIIAQPLACVIFFMCILAEANRAPFDNAEAEQELVGGYHTEYSSMRFALFFLAEYSHMITGSALFALLFLGGYHLPFVSLTSPEATSLLAVGVKFVVFFGKVVLLICFQMVIRWTLPRLRYDQVMMLGWQTLIPIALAIVVVTSIMVHLGFTGTPAMVIANIVLIVIVLVLQPVMRAWLGNPTINRRIPMYGSRFNPVPGQSVETRPSDPMALEDRPVQGTSPMVQ
- a CDS encoding DinB family protein yields the protein MSTSPGVAQQAAAVLAQCSGFIEILPDAVYIAPSSTIKGGSIGTHVRHTLDHFRALLDGHARGEAVLYDQRARGVPVETNRAEALDAAERLLEAIVALDAAALEAPVRVQIMLAADGTTAELGSTLGRELAFASHHAIHHCAMMNAIALEHGQQAQDGFGKAPSTLCHQVLSSGHQGQTPALATPAHDLQAQPPGLSAHLSLTEYKTTNPQTSPAR
- the galE gene encoding UDP-glucose 4-epimerase GalE, with product MNVMVTGGAGYIGSHAVQRLLAEGHRVVVIDNLVRGHAEAIDALRHQAGARLRFEVLDVGDELAVEALLSEHEVSTVMHFAALAYVGESVDQPLWYYENNVSAAVRLLSACDRAGVARFVFSSSCATYGQPADDSIPITETCVQYPVSPYGQTKLMFEHVLRDWSAGRARSGTPIAVAMLRYFNVAGADRTGVLGEDHDPESHLIPVAIQGALGQREHLTIFGTDYPTPDGTCVRDYVHVEDLIDAHVRVMEALEPGDVRAYNVGIGRGHSVREVIASVERVTGRRLDVRAGERRAGDPASLYNDPRLIASDLGWKASITELDAIVDSAWQWFKRHPSGYKSR
- a CDS encoding prepilin-type N-terminal cleavage/methylation domain-containing protein, which encodes MTRLTWFTRKAFTLIELLVVIAIIALVIAILLPALASARSTAQAAVCMTQMRSLGQFTALYADANRERMPRSQHSAFAHRVAPWGYAYFEFITGDSYSSTTSREAWLEVFNSHYRCPLDRRLDRWSYGYNVYYELTQAETLSRTWNRRCTVPFPSSTVLFGELAIGGADHAMAHFWTQFGTPPEIDAQRHGRATGVVFLDGHAASLPFESVFDRVTGINCFNPERAQLGHQ
- a CDS encoding Gfo/Idh/MocA family oxidoreductase, yielding MERIRIGIIGTGGFANWHAERYTAIAGVNLEACMDLDAARADAFAAKHGFARAVDSVEEVLAACDAVSITTPEASHADLVLRALAAGRHVLCEKPLTVTLDEARTVAAAARRTGVVHMTNFSKRNAAAVVKAIELAESGALGDIRYAHASYFQSWVATPCWGHWTEPQWLWRLAKPASGEGGALTDIGSHMLDLLSALTGPLSSLRCSLASMPKMLDGAPVTEFKGRHLDANDTAIIEVRFTNPAGAPGVGVVQLTRWATAVENQERLEVFGTRGALRLDLAANPLVLHVSLGEDAQASRWTTLELPETPDTCRRFIDAIRAHHPAACDLVRGAVVQSYLDACERAAHSGTWESPAEI
- a CDS encoding GH3 auxin-responsive promoter family protein; this encodes MSTDASAGGPGLRWTSLVGAGLSARVAWRSRLLANTDSWQRHTARLQVAQLRGLLVEARGTEFGRACGFARLAAIADDAELLAAYRSAVPLADWHAFAPAIERMRLGAEPDVLWPGLVRHFAQTSGTTAGDKFIPVSDAMLRSNARSALDIFAYMRHRGLDLARLAAGRFLFLGGSSALSVSEAGIATGDLSGIVTPMIRWPISAIYSPGPEIALNSHWPSKIEAMARLAVDQDIRFISGMPSWALVLMGRVLELAAERGQRASCIRDVWPNLSIFVHGGVNYAPFASRINAVVSGDAGVDLPHRLELYPASEGFIAMQDVAGDPGLRLQADVGNFIEFVPLEAIDAAGAPAFAAHEVEFGQRYVVVLSTCAGLYRYILGDVVEFDDIPAGLNGTGGTGPARLRIVGRHRHFINAFGENIIVEHIERAVAAAAEQTGLAIGEFTAGPVYPAPGRVAGLELVLEAEADGEVITRFGQAFDAALKDQNVDYTTKRTGDLGMGPPTLSVVPPGSFHRWMASRGKLGGQHKCPRCANHRSIIEGVLETASAGT
- a CDS encoding NRDE family protein, whose translation is MCTVSIIPISGGVRLVTNRDEKRVRPEAEFPRHFGPGDLAVGPLDTAAGGTWVAARPGLILCLLNMKTATPPPPPEPSLALSRGTIIPDLIGAEGIDEAYETLARLDLPRMLPFRLLGVEVGPNHTRTAIARWDGAALEAPMDAVASPPLALASSGLGDALVQRRLPQFAAMLEASGPTPAMQDAFHRFRWPEADHTSVLMSRPDARTVSITEALVTARSATMHYRVVRDGGVIEEASTASAANHPRSAGAAPRGVAGPLH
- a CDS encoding alpha/beta hydrolase, yielding MSGQEAGLSAIPKTTQDQITAEDVRHLQVPLRGMREEPIIGRVAQTGVGLPVVFLHGLVGLNEHWEGVVERVKHRFSCTTLELPLLSLDGPDCSIQSVTDLTIQFLKKFMKQPVVLVGNSFGGHVALRVALKRKALVRGLVLAGSSGLFERTFVKGAPVRPSREWLVEKIGELFHDRSFMSLADVDRAHAALSAKGGARAMVRLSRSARRNHLGDHIGQIAAPTLLIWGRNDIVTPPSAAQGFADLIPGSELFWIDRCGHAPMIEAPAEFARAMLDFADRFSPPTRHESDEH